The following coding sequences are from one Litorilinea aerophila window:
- a CDS encoding glycoside hydrolase family 127 protein codes for MGPGTVRWTEGFWADHFARVRSQMIPAIHRALNDPDNGAVLSNFYVAAGLQEGGHQGTFWSDGDCYKWMEAIIHVLGVVDDPELDRLLDELIDVIARAQEPDGYICTQVQLTDKGRWQAPQFHELYNMGHLITAACAHHRVTGKENFLQVARKLADYLYQVFQPRPPELANFGWNPSNIMALVDLYRITGETRYLELAQTFVDMRGSAPKTPGRQQDDRGGGGTDQIQDRIPLRQETEAVGHAVTATYLYSGAADVYMETGEQALLEALQRIWLDMTTRKMYITGGVGTHHHAVSKRGDRIWEAFGLDYQLPNATAYNETCANIGNAMWNWRMLRITGEARFSDIMELVAYNTLLSGVSMDGTHFCYTNPLRWYGAEHLLLSQDAPTRWHTFHCYCCPPQVARTIAQLHEWAYSLSPEGLWIHLYGGNTLETSLDGTSSIRLKQETNYPWDGYIKITLTAVPTHPMALMLRIPGWATGATLRVNGEHWAEQPQPGTYAVLKRSWSPGDVIELDLPMEPRLVKAHPKVEEAANHVAIMRGPVVYCLESVDLPPAVSMDEIYIPRDVRPVVRYDEELLGGLATLELDAWVIHGPPWDGQLYRILGGESRQPVQVRLIPYYAWNNRGETQMTVWLPLC; via the coding sequence ATGGGGCCCGGAACTGTCCGCTGGACTGAAGGGTTTTGGGCTGACCATTTCGCACGAGTTCGCAGCCAGATGATCCCCGCCATCCACCGCGCTTTGAACGACCCAGACAACGGCGCAGTGCTGAGCAACTTCTACGTGGCCGCCGGTCTACAGGAGGGGGGACATCAGGGTACTTTCTGGAGCGACGGTGACTGCTATAAATGGATGGAGGCCATCATCCACGTCTTGGGTGTGGTGGATGATCCGGAGCTAGATCGCCTCCTCGACGAACTGATCGACGTCATTGCCCGAGCCCAGGAACCCGATGGATACATCTGCACTCAGGTGCAATTGACCGACAAAGGGCGCTGGCAGGCGCCCCAATTTCATGAGCTCTATAATATGGGCCATTTGATCACGGCGGCCTGTGCCCACCATCGGGTAACCGGCAAAGAGAACTTCCTGCAGGTCGCCCGTAAGCTCGCTGATTACCTGTACCAGGTATTTCAACCTCGTCCGCCTGAGCTGGCTAACTTTGGCTGGAATCCTTCCAACATTATGGCCCTGGTAGACCTTTACCGCATCACGGGTGAAACTCGCTACCTGGAACTGGCCCAGACGTTTGTGGATATGCGAGGATCCGCACCCAAAACGCCTGGCCGCCAGCAGGATGATCGGGGGGGTGGCGGTACCGATCAGATCCAAGATCGTATCCCTCTACGACAGGAAACCGAGGCTGTGGGGCACGCCGTAACGGCTACCTATCTATATTCCGGCGCTGCAGATGTCTATATGGAAACTGGGGAGCAGGCGCTCCTGGAGGCATTACAGCGCATCTGGTTGGATATGACCACTCGCAAAATGTACATCACCGGCGGTGTGGGGACCCATCACCACGCGGTTTCCAAGCGGGGAGACCGCATCTGGGAAGCCTTTGGCCTGGATTATCAGCTGCCAAATGCCACTGCTTATAATGAAACCTGTGCGAATATCGGCAATGCCATGTGGAATTGGCGGATGTTGCGTATCACGGGGGAGGCACGCTTCAGCGACATCATGGAATTGGTCGCCTACAACACCTTGCTCTCTGGCGTCAGCATGGATGGGACCCATTTCTGCTATACCAATCCTTTGCGCTGGTATGGCGCCGAACACCTCCTGCTCAGTCAAGATGCTCCCACTCGCTGGCATACTTTTCATTGCTACTGCTGCCCGCCCCAGGTGGCACGCACCATCGCACAACTGCATGAATGGGCGTATAGCCTGTCGCCGGAAGGTCTCTGGATCCACCTGTATGGCGGGAACACCCTGGAAACGTCCCTGGATGGCACCTCTTCCATCCGACTGAAGCAGGAGACTAACTATCCATGGGACGGTTACATCAAAATCACCCTGACAGCAGTCCCTACCCACCCCATGGCCCTCATGCTACGGATACCCGGTTGGGCGACGGGGGCAACCCTCCGGGTGAATGGCGAGCATTGGGCCGAGCAACCCCAGCCAGGTACCTATGCGGTGTTGAAACGCTCCTGGTCGCCCGGAGATGTGATTGAGCTGGACCTGCCCATGGAGCCTCGTCTCGTGAAGGCGCATCCCAAAGTCGAGGAGGCCGCTAATCATGTGGCCATCATGCGCGGCCCCGTGGTATATTGTCTGGAGTCCGTGGACTTACCCCCGGCGGTCTCCATGGATGAAATCTACATCCCCCGCGATGTCCGCCCTGTGGTCCGTTATGATGAAGAACTGTTAGGCGGGCTCGCCACCCTGGAGCTAGATGCCTGGGTCATCCATGGCCCTCCCTGGGACGGTCAACTCTATCGTATCCTCGGCGGCGAGTCCCGTCAGCCTGTGCAGGTGAGGTTGATTCCCTACTACGCCTGGAATAATCGGGGTGAGACCCAGATGACCGTTTGGCTCCCCCTCTGTTAG
- the uvrA gene encoding excinuclease ABC subunit UvrA — MALDKLIVRGAREHNLKNINLEIPRDKLVVITGLSGSGKSSLAFDTIYAEGQRRYVESLSAYARQFLGLMEKPNVDQIEGLSPAISIDQKGAGRNPRSTVGTVTEVYDYLRLLYARIGQPHCPTCGEPITQQSPTQIVDSILEMPEGSRLLILAPLIKDRKGHHKGVFEELQKQGYVRVRVNGQLYEVTEVPELDRYKMHTIEAVIDRIIVRHPRPDPDNPGEELPGTDVTRLSDSVETALRLGEGVMIVADVTDADNPKDRTYSEHFACIKCGTSLPEIEPRTFSFNSPHGACPTCTGLGTLQEFDPDLILEEDLSLAEGAVRPWRRQNGDDGDGYYQQLLQAVCRQFAIPYQVPVRELSRKQRDIILYGPPRKQEKVRIEYRNSSGQARQYETTFHGVIANLQRRYQETNSDYIRSKLEEYMSVRPCPACQGKRLRPEALAVTIAGKNIWEISRMPVEDSLRWIRWLQGETPTPGEGAPANPSQNGRIPNDRSPLTPREQAIAYQVLKEIAARLQFMVNVGLEYLTLDRTAVTLSGGEAQRIRLATQIGSQLMGVLYILDEPSIGLHQRDNARLIATLQGMRDLGNTVLVVEHDEDTIRAADWVVDMGPGAGEHGGHVVCSAPRDEFLQSPDSLTAQYLRGEKRIPVPRERREGNGKYLYIRGASENNLKNVDVRIPLGKLIAVTGVSGSGKSSLVIEVLYKKLAQMMYRAKDRPGKHAGIEGVEHLDKVIDIDQSPIGRTPRSNPATYVGVFTYIRDLYASLPEAKARGYKPGRFSFNVKGGRCETCQGDGIIRIEMQFLPDVYVPCEECKGRRYNRETLEIKFRGKSIADTLDMTVEEALDFFQNIPRIRNKLETLNAVGLSYIRLGQPATTLSGGEAQRIKLSKELSRRATGNTLYILDEPTTGLHFEDVRKLLNVLHELVNMGNTVLVIEHNLDVIKSCDWIIDMGPEGGNKGGYVVAEGTPEHIATLEQSYTGQFLRPILARDAVLSAD; from the coding sequence ATGGCTTTAGATAAGCTGATCGTACGGGGTGCCCGCGAGCACAATCTGAAGAACATCAACCTGGAGATCCCCCGGGACAAGCTGGTGGTGATCACAGGGCTGAGTGGCAGCGGCAAGAGCAGTCTGGCCTTCGACACCATCTATGCCGAAGGCCAGCGCCGCTACGTGGAGTCCCTCTCGGCCTACGCCCGCCAGTTTCTGGGGCTGATGGAAAAGCCCAATGTAGACCAGATCGAGGGCCTCAGCCCAGCCATCTCCATCGACCAGAAAGGCGCCGGCCGCAACCCGCGCTCCACCGTGGGGACCGTCACGGAGGTCTACGACTACCTGCGCCTCCTCTACGCCCGCATCGGCCAACCCCATTGCCCCACATGCGGCGAGCCCATCACCCAGCAGAGCCCCACCCAGATCGTGGACAGCATCCTGGAGATGCCCGAGGGGAGTCGCCTCCTGATCCTGGCCCCCCTGATCAAGGACCGCAAGGGCCATCACAAAGGCGTCTTCGAGGAGCTGCAGAAGCAGGGCTACGTCCGCGTGCGGGTCAACGGCCAGCTCTACGAGGTCACCGAGGTGCCCGAGCTGGACCGCTACAAGATGCACACCATTGAGGCTGTCATCGACCGCATCATCGTGCGCCACCCCCGACCCGACCCGGACAACCCGGGCGAGGAGCTGCCCGGCACCGATGTTACCCGCCTCAGCGATTCGGTGGAGACGGCCCTGCGCCTGGGTGAAGGGGTCATGATCGTGGCGGACGTCACCGACGCCGATAACCCCAAGGACCGTACCTACAGCGAGCACTTTGCCTGCATCAAGTGCGGTACCAGCTTGCCGGAGATCGAGCCCCGCACCTTTTCCTTCAACAGCCCCCATGGCGCCTGCCCTACCTGCACCGGGCTGGGCACCCTCCAGGAGTTTGACCCCGACCTGATCCTGGAAGAGGACCTGAGCCTGGCCGAGGGCGCGGTGCGCCCCTGGCGCCGCCAGAACGGGGACGACGGCGACGGCTACTACCAGCAGTTGCTCCAGGCTGTCTGCCGCCAGTTCGCCATTCCCTACCAGGTTCCCGTGCGGGAACTGAGTCGCAAGCAGCGGGACATCATCCTCTACGGCCCGCCCCGCAAGCAAGAGAAGGTGCGCATTGAGTACCGCAACAGCAGCGGCCAGGCTCGCCAGTATGAGACCACCTTCCACGGGGTGATTGCCAACCTCCAGCGCCGCTACCAGGAGACCAACAGCGATTACATCCGCAGCAAGCTGGAAGAGTACATGAGCGTGCGCCCCTGCCCGGCCTGCCAGGGGAAGCGCCTGCGCCCGGAAGCCCTGGCCGTCACCATCGCCGGCAAAAATATCTGGGAGATCTCCCGCATGCCCGTGGAAGACTCCCTGCGCTGGATCCGCTGGCTGCAAGGGGAAACCCCGACGCCGGGCGAGGGAGCGCCAGCCAACCCAAGCCAGAATGGACGCATCCCCAACGACCGCTCCCCCCTGACGCCCCGGGAGCAGGCCATCGCCTACCAGGTCCTCAAGGAGATCGCTGCCCGGCTCCAGTTCATGGTCAACGTGGGCCTGGAATACCTGACCCTGGACCGCACCGCGGTGACCCTCTCCGGCGGCGAGGCCCAGCGCATCCGCCTGGCTACCCAGATCGGCAGCCAGCTCATGGGCGTGCTCTACATCCTGGATGAGCCCAGCATCGGCCTGCACCAGCGGGACAACGCCCGCCTCATCGCCACCCTGCAGGGCATGCGGGACCTGGGCAACACGGTGCTGGTGGTGGAACACGACGAGGATACCATCCGCGCCGCGGACTGGGTGGTGGATATGGGACCCGGCGCCGGCGAGCACGGCGGGCATGTGGTCTGCTCCGCACCCCGGGACGAATTTCTCCAGTCGCCAGACAGCCTCACCGCGCAGTACCTGCGGGGGGAAAAGCGTATCCCCGTCCCCCGGGAGCGGCGGGAAGGCAACGGCAAGTACCTCTACATCCGGGGGGCCAGCGAGAATAACCTGAAAAATGTGGATGTGCGCATCCCCCTGGGCAAGCTCATCGCCGTCACCGGCGTCAGCGGCAGCGGCAAGTCCAGCCTGGTGATCGAGGTTCTCTACAAAAAGCTGGCCCAGATGATGTACCGGGCCAAGGACCGGCCCGGCAAACATGCCGGCATCGAGGGTGTGGAGCACCTGGACAAGGTGATCGACATCGACCAGAGCCCCATCGGGCGCACGCCCCGCAGCAACCCGGCCACCTACGTGGGCGTCTTCACCTACATCCGGGACCTCTACGCCAGCCTGCCCGAAGCCAAGGCCCGGGGCTACAAGCCCGGCCGCTTCAGCTTCAACGTCAAGGGCGGCCGCTGTGAGACCTGCCAGGGCGACGGCATCATCCGCATCGAAATGCAGTTCCTGCCCGACGTCTACGTCCCCTGCGAAGAGTGCAAGGGCCGGCGCTACAACCGGGAGACCCTGGAGATCAAGTTCCGGGGCAAGTCCATTGCCGACACCCTGGACATGACCGTGGAAGAGGCCCTGGACTTTTTCCAGAACATCCCCCGCATCCGCAACAAGCTGGAGACCCTGAACGCGGTGGGGCTGAGTTACATCCGCCTGGGGCAGCCGGCCACCACCCTCTCGGGCGGCGAGGCCCAGCGCATCAAGCTCAGCAAGGAATTGAGCCGCCGGGCCACGGGCAACACCCTCTACATCCTGGACGAGCCCACCACCGGCCTCCACTTCGAGGATGTGCGCAAGCTGCTCAACGTCCTCCACGAGCTGGTCAACATGGGCAACACCGTCCTGGTCATCGAGCACAACCTGGACGTGATCAAGAGCTGTGACTGGATCATCGACATGGGGCCGGAGGGGGGCAACAAGGGGGGCTACGTGGTGGCCGAGGGCACGCCCGAACACATCGCTACCCTGGAGCAGAGCTACACCGGCCAGTTCCTCCGGCCCATCCTGGCCCGGGACGCGGTGCTCTCCGCCGACTGA
- a CDS encoding HAD family hydrolase, with amino-acid sequence MIAAVTFDFWDTLAIDDSDEPKRAALNLPSKAEARVQLFVNRVTALHPHISRERAAEAYQRANQRFREDWHNNHRTPSVVTRLYYAYEYLGLEPAPGQYARLVREVDELAREIEAMEIRIQPDFVPGLHQTLQALSQEYRLGIISDTIHTHGRGLRYLLQRQGVLQYFSCFIFSDEVGASKPSPEIFRRAAVSLGFNPWNIVHVGDREENDVVGPRSIGMRAILFTGIVDRGSSRTRAHAVCRDFRQLPDIIRRLR; translated from the coding sequence ATGATCGCTGCTGTCACCTTCGACTTTTGGGATACCCTGGCCATTGATGACTCCGATGAACCCAAGCGGGCTGCTCTCAACCTGCCCAGCAAAGCCGAAGCCAGGGTCCAGCTCTTCGTGAACCGGGTCACCGCGCTCCACCCCCACATCAGCCGGGAGCGGGCAGCGGAAGCCTACCAGCGGGCCAACCAGCGTTTCCGGGAGGACTGGCACAACAACCACCGCACCCCCAGCGTGGTCACCCGCCTCTACTACGCCTACGAGTACCTGGGCCTGGAGCCGGCGCCCGGCCAGTACGCCCGGTTGGTACGGGAGGTGGACGAGCTGGCCCGGGAGATCGAGGCCATGGAGATCCGGATTCAGCCCGACTTTGTCCCCGGCCTGCACCAGACCCTGCAGGCCCTGTCCCAGGAGTACCGGCTGGGCATCATTTCCGACACCATCCACACCCACGGCCGGGGGCTGCGCTACCTCCTGCAGCGGCAGGGAGTGCTCCAGTACTTCAGCTGCTTTATCTTTTCCGACGAGGTGGGCGCGTCCAAGCCGTCGCCGGAGATCTTCCGGCGGGCCGCAGTGAGCCTGGGCTTCAACCCGTGGAACATCGTCCACGTGGGCGACCGGGAGGAGAACGACGTGGTCGGCCCCCGCTCCATCGGCATGCGGGCCATCCTCTTCACCGGCATCGTCGACCGGGGCAGCAGCCGCACCCGGGCCCACGCCGTCTGTCGCGACTTCCGCCAGTTGCCCGACATCATCCGCCGCCTGCGCTAA
- a CDS encoding glutamate-cysteine ligase family protein — protein MHPSSSNHPAVAEAVAVLAERFMACFPATVSRPRTVGREAEYPVVTATGEAADVRRLWDYLLARGDLEPKYDDGTRNLIVALTGEDYSYALEVGVGTVEINTRPCPDLFTLQEILEAAVTRLVRAAARRSWMVLGYGIQPVSPPTLRLMSPKQRYQSLYRAMGAEWLWYTVTASDQIQIDIGRDEMVEMLNLGNLMAPVIIALCANSPVYEGRLSPFCSGREGRMAQIHASEHRHGMPARPYTSIVDYVDTVSQTTFLILRADNEVVPSSRLFTEYLLEHGPDFEAFLFHEHYIWNSARLRAAYGTIEIRPACQQPWREHMAAMALSLGLIEAAREILAYVQEALGEEYWEIMRNYHRQVIARGLAAPQPAPRFLYRIVAMAEEALRRRGFGEERLLLPIHNRLQRQLNPAQQARRIFQVDGLHGLLAHAAIRPALTRPASS, from the coding sequence ATGCACCCTTCCTCATCCAATCACCCTGCCGTCGCCGAGGCGGTTGCGGTGCTGGCCGAGCGTTTCATGGCCTGTTTCCCGGCCACCGTCTCCCGCCCCCGCACCGTGGGCCGGGAGGCCGAGTATCCGGTGGTCACCGCCACGGGCGAAGCCGCCGATGTGCGCCGCCTTTGGGACTATCTGTTGGCCCGGGGCGACCTGGAACCCAAGTACGACGACGGCACCCGCAACCTGATCGTGGCCCTGACCGGCGAGGACTACTCCTACGCCCTGGAGGTGGGCGTGGGCACGGTGGAGATCAACACCCGGCCCTGCCCGGACCTGTTCACCCTGCAGGAGATCCTGGAGGCCGCGGTGACCCGGCTGGTACGGGCCGCGGCCCGGCGAAGCTGGATGGTGCTGGGCTATGGCATCCAGCCGGTTTCGCCGCCGACCCTGCGCCTCATGTCCCCCAAACAGCGCTACCAGAGCCTCTATCGGGCCATGGGCGCGGAGTGGCTCTGGTACACGGTCACCGCCAGCGACCAGATCCAGATCGACATCGGCCGGGATGAAATGGTGGAGATGCTCAACCTGGGCAACCTGATGGCGCCGGTCATCATCGCCCTCTGTGCCAACTCGCCCGTCTACGAGGGCCGGCTGAGCCCTTTCTGCAGCGGCCGGGAAGGGCGCATGGCCCAGATCCACGCCAGCGAGCACCGCCACGGCATGCCGGCCCGCCCCTACACCAGCATCGTCGACTACGTGGATACCGTCTCCCAGACCACTTTCCTGATCCTGCGCGCCGACAACGAGGTGGTGCCCAGCTCCCGGCTTTTCACCGAGTATCTGCTGGAGCACGGCCCCGACTTCGAGGCCTTCCTCTTCCACGAACACTACATCTGGAATAGCGCGCGGCTTCGAGCCGCTTATGGCACCATCGAGATTCGGCCGGCCTGTCAGCAGCCGTGGCGGGAGCACATGGCCGCCATGGCCCTGAGCCTGGGGCTCATCGAGGCGGCCAGGGAGATCCTGGCCTACGTGCAGGAGGCGCTGGGGGAAGAGTATTGGGAGATCATGCGCAACTACCACCGGCAGGTCATCGCCCGGGGCCTGGCCGCGCCCCAGCCGGCCCCCCGCTTCCTCTACCGCATCGTGGCCATGGCCGAGGAAGCCCTGCGCCGGCGGGGCTTCGGCGAGGAACGGCTGCTCCTGCCCATCCACAACCGGCTGCAACGGCAGCTGAACCCGGCCCAACAGGCCCGCCGCATCTTTCAGGTGGACGGCCTCCACGGCCTGCTGGCCCACGCCGCCATCCGCCCGGCCCTCACCAGACCGGCATCGTCTTGA
- a CDS encoding PIG-L deacetylase family protein gives MGTPETKRVGLEAFAEVQRLIVVAAHPDDLECICGGTVAMLAERGVEIFSVNCTLGDIGTREAGILRPALAATRLAEAEEAARLLGIRRVYNLGHHDGELVASLELRAQIARLYRLTQADTLLTFDPYWPGQIHPDHRAAGQAALDAYMPSKMPLYRPEQLAENGADLCRLTRVFLFSTQREPDVFVDVSAVYERKVAACLAHRSQFPEGEKNLDWMKEMDARAGEEIQVPYAEVFKTMPVW, from the coding sequence ACCCCGGAAACCAAACGGGTCGGCCTGGAGGCATTTGCGGAAGTCCAGCGGCTGATCGTGGTGGCGGCCCACCCCGACGATCTGGAGTGCATCTGCGGCGGCACAGTGGCCATGCTGGCCGAGCGGGGAGTGGAGATCTTCTCGGTCAACTGCACCCTGGGCGACATCGGCACCCGAGAGGCTGGCATCCTGCGGCCGGCCCTGGCCGCCACCCGCCTGGCCGAGGCCGAAGAGGCCGCCCGCCTGTTGGGCATCCGCCGGGTCTACAACCTGGGCCACCACGACGGCGAGCTGGTGGCCAGCCTGGAGCTGCGGGCCCAGATCGCGCGGCTCTATCGCCTCACCCAGGCCGACACCCTCTTGACCTTCGATCCCTACTGGCCCGGCCAGATCCACCCGGACCATCGGGCCGCGGGACAGGCTGCGCTGGACGCCTACATGCCCTCCAAGATGCCCCTCTATCGGCCCGAGCAACTGGCTGAAAATGGCGCCGACCTCTGCCGCCTGACCCGGGTCTTTCTCTTCTCCACCCAGCGGGAGCCGGACGTGTTTGTGGATGTGAGTGCCGTCTATGAGCGCAAGGTGGCCGCCTGCCTGGCCCACCGTAGCCAGTTTCCCGAGGGAGAGAAGAATCTGGATTGGATGAAGGAGATGGACGCCCGGGCGGGCGAGGAGATTCAGGTGCCCTACGCGGAGGTCTTCAAGACGATGCCGGTCTGGTGA